In 'Nostoc azollae' 0708, the following are encoded in one genomic region:
- a CDS encoding M15 family metallopeptidase gives MQPYHQISIIECGEPLVKIPLELFAVESPHPYEKLGATYGEYSPYYLRESVVKNLIEAQNYLQLLHPGWYIQIFDGYRPVGVQQFMVDYSFGEALRARGVSAEELSPQQREEVWQQVYEIWAVPSLDMNTPPPHSTGAVVDITLVDDNGEVVDMGSAIDEMSVRSHPDYYAQSNPNYHANRQLLRDIMLKAGFKRNPREWWHFSSGDQMWAWLYNQSNPDYPVTARYGRLI, from the coding sequence ATGCAACCTTATCACCAAATCTCGATTATTGAATGTGGTGAACCATTAGTGAAGATTCCTCTGGAGTTATTTGCTGTGGAATCTCCCCATCCTTATGAAAAGTTAGGTGCTACTTATGGGGAATACTCACCTTATTATCTGCGTGAGAGTGTTGTTAAGAATTTAATTGAGGCGCAAAATTATTTACAGTTGCTGCATCCTGGTTGGTATATTCAAATTTTTGATGGTTATCGACCTGTAGGTGTACAGCAGTTTATGGTGGATTACAGCTTTGGGGAAGCGTTGCGAGCGAGGGGAGTGAGTGCAGAAGAGTTATCACCCCAGCAACGAGAAGAGGTTTGGCAACAGGTATATGAAATTTGGGCTGTACCAAGTTTGGATATGAATACTCCTCCTCCCCATAGTACAGGTGCTGTGGTGGATATTACGCTGGTGGATGATAATGGGGAAGTTGTAGATATGGGTTCTGCAATTGATGAGATGTCTGTGCGATCCCACCCAGATTATTATGCTCAAAGTAACCCAAACTATCATGCTAACCGTCAATTGTTACGAGATATCATGCTAAAAGCAGGATTTAAACGCAATCCTAGAGAGTGGTGGCATTTTTCTTCTGGTGATCAAATGTGGGCTTGGTTATATAATCAGTCCAATCCTGATTATCCCGTCACTGCACGTTATGGGAGATTGATATGA
- a CDS encoding CTB family bacteriocin translates to MSNSITIQKLLVELSDQQQELLSGGQAGSADPLLTPITALRGRPVNPIGKAINDGSETKLGNNTLQGVTNSRLLGSIGNSTGQGEGTSTGAEDIMILPAFLGFSQTL, encoded by the coding sequence ATGTCAAATTCCATCACTATACAAAAACTGCTAGTTGAGTTATCTGATCAACAACAGGAGCTTTTATCTGGTGGTCAGGCTGGGTCTGCTGATCCACTTCTTACCCCTATTACTGCTCTCAGAGGCAGACCAGTAAATCCAATTGGTAAAGCTATCAATGATGGTTCAGAAACTAAATTGGGTAATAATACTCTACAAGGAGTAACTAATTCTAGACTACTAGGTAGTATTGGTAATTCCACTGGACAGGGTGAGGGTACTAGTACTGGTGCAGAAGATATTATGATTTTGCCAGCATTTTTGGGTTTCAGTCAAACACTCTAG
- a CDS encoding diacylglycerol/polyprenol kinase family protein → MLITLFPGLESISLLWLQITLAAAWVVLIILIAWGVSRFTNSEPEIIRKIVHIGTGNVILIAWWLNIPATVGITASIFASIITLLSYIFPILPGINSVGRQSLGTFFYALSIGILVAGFWYLQQPQYAAIGILTMAWGDGLAALIGQRFGKHKYKLLGSNKSWEGSFTMTFLSFLINMFILLGTQGNIWQTWVISILVAIVATTLEAFSFLGIDNLTVPVGSAALAYSLIQILVLN, encoded by the coding sequence GTGTTGATTACATTATTTCCTGGTTTGGAATCTATTTCTCTATTGTGGCTGCAAATTACCCTTGCTGCTGCTTGGGTTGTATTGATAATCCTTATCGCTTGGGGAGTCAGTCGTTTTACCAACAGTGAACCAGAAATCATCCGCAAAATCGTGCATATTGGCACTGGGAACGTAATTTTGATCGCTTGGTGGTTAAACATTCCAGCCACTGTGGGTATTACAGCTTCGATTTTCGCCAGTATCATCACACTATTGTCCTACATCTTCCCAATTTTGCCAGGAATTAATAGCGTTGGCCGCCAAAGTTTAGGAACATTTTTTTACGCTCTCAGTATTGGTATTTTAGTAGCTGGATTTTGGTATTTACAACAACCACAATATGCTGCTATAGGAATTTTAACTATGGCTTGGGGAGATGGACTAGCAGCTTTAATTGGGCAACGTTTTGGTAAACATAAATATAAACTTTTGGGCTCAAACAAAAGCTGGGAAGGTTCTTTTACAATGACATTCCTTAGTTTCCTAATTAATATGTTTATTTTATTGGGAACACAAGGAAACATCTGGCAAACATGGGTAATATCAATACTTGTAGCTATAGTAGCGACTACATTAGAAGCTTTTTCATTTTTAGGTATTGATAATTTAACAGTTCCTGTTGGTAGTGCGGCCTTAGCTTATAGCTTAATTCAGATACTGGTGCTTAATTGA
- a CDS encoding CTB family bacteriocin has product MPNQINASDLFVVLSDHQQEFLTGGADFELAGSNYANRLANLQGTTASGPAGSTGNSIGTTSAVNTAAQDLLGLGAPTVPTVGALGAAPILNGLAAAPLAAAPAAGLGGLGGLGAPGFGGLGGFEPGII; this is encoded by the coding sequence ATGCCAAATCAAATAAATGCGTCCGATTTGTTTGTTGTCTTATCTGATCACCAACAAGAGTTTTTAACTGGTGGGGCTGACTTTGAACTAGCTGGTAGTAACTATGCCAACAGATTAGCAAACCTGCAAGGTACCACAGCTTCCGGCCCTGCTGGTAGTACTGGTAACTCTATTGGTACAACTTCCGCTGTCAACACCGCAGCCCAGGACTTGTTGGGATTAGGTGCGCCGACAGTCCCAACTGTTGGTGCGTTGGGTGCAGCGCCAATTCTCAATGGTCTAGCAGCAGCCCCATTAGCAGCTGCACCAGCCGCAGGTTTAGGTGGACTAGGTGGCTTGGGCGCTCCTGGCTTTGGTGGTTTAGGTGGCTTTGAACCTGGCATTATCTAA
- a CDS encoding HlyD family secretion protein: MDYLRRYENNVWNGSHDPNSEHLHLVEVNEFLPQIHKWTSIGVGVMLTIFVVGVGLTTVLNYKVTVKVPASIRPMGELRLVESAISGQVQKIVVKDNQIVTQGDAITYVDDSRLQTQKSQLQSNIQQGQLQIVHIDAQLGEINTQISAQANLNNRTILAAQAELGGTQRNFDDQQIKANAEMSQAEVALRFTKSQLERLQQDRVLTTTIDEAQTALNLAKLQRDRLQVIANSGAISHSMLEEKQQAVKSAQAKLEQAKNNAETLLEEKQQALEIARTNLYKARTAINPSNSAVIIASERIKQEEARSEATLAALKKELQTLLQQRLEIQKQLIRGRQDLLQTQTDLNQSVIRAPITGTLLQLRLRNPGQVVQPSEAIAQIAPLNAPLQIKAYVPAQEINKVEAGQKVQMQVSACPYPDYGTLKGIVKNVAPDIFPVAQTQSQNNTAANIQQVNGYEVTIEPETLYVGRGDRQCHLQPGMQGRTDIISREETVVQFILRKARLITDL; encoded by the coding sequence GTGGACTATTTACGCCGCTATGAAAATAATGTTTGGAATGGATCTCATGATCCAAATTCTGAACATCTGCATTTAGTTGAAGTTAATGAGTTTCTACCCCAAATTCACAAATGGACTAGCATTGGTGTGGGGGTAATGTTGACTATTTTTGTAGTGGGTGTAGGTTTGACAACTGTACTCAATTACAAAGTAACAGTAAAGGTTCCTGCCAGTATTAGACCGATGGGAGAACTAAGGCTAGTTGAGTCAGCCATTTCTGGTCAGGTGCAAAAGATTGTGGTTAAAGACAATCAGATTGTAACTCAGGGGGATGCGATCACTTACGTTGATGATTCCCGTCTACAAACCCAAAAAAGCCAACTACAAAGTAATATTCAGCAAGGTCAATTACAAATTGTACACATTGATGCTCAACTAGGTGAAATTAATACTCAGATTTCGGCACAGGCAAATTTAAATAATCGCACAATTTTAGCTGCACAAGCTGAGTTAGGTGGTACTCAACGCAACTTTGATGATCAACAAATCAAAGCTAATGCAGAAATGTCACAAGCCGAAGTGGCTTTAAGATTTACGAAATCACAACTTGAACGCTTACAACAAGATAGAGTATTAACCACAACGATAGATGAAGCACAAACAGCGTTAAATCTTGCCAAGTTGCAAAGAGATAGATTGCAAGTGATCGCTAATTCTGGTGCAATATCTCACAGTATGTTGGAAGAAAAACAACAAGCCGTTAAATCTGCCCAAGCCAAGTTAGAACAAGCTAAGAACAACGCTGAAACTCTCCTTGAAGAAAAACAACAAGCCCTAGAAATTGCTCGAACAAATCTATATAAAGCAAGAACAGCTATCAATCCTAGTAATTCTGCGGTAATTATCGCATCGGAACGAATAAAACAAGAAGAAGCTAGGAGTGAAGCTACCTTAGCCGCTTTGAAAAAAGAACTTCAGACTCTACTCCAACAACGTCTAGAAATTCAAAAGCAGCTTATTCGTGGTCGTCAGGACTTGCTACAAACACAAACTGATTTGAATCAGAGTGTAATTCGCGCACCTATTACTGGCACTTTACTACAATTAAGACTTCGCAACCCTGGACAAGTGGTACAACCCAGTGAAGCGATTGCTCAGATCGCTCCCTTGAATGCTCCTTTACAAATCAAGGCTTATGTACCTGCTCAAGAGATTAACAAAGTAGAAGCAGGTCAAAAAGTCCAAATGCAAGTTTCTGCTTGTCCTTATCCAGATTACGGCACTCTCAAAGGCATTGTCAAAAACGTTGCCCCAGATATTTTTCCAGTTGCACAAACCCAATCTCAAAATAATACAGCCGCAAATATTCAGCAGGTAAATGGTTATGAAGTAACTATTGAACCAGAAACATTATATGTAGGTAGAGGCGATCGGCAATGTCATCTCCAACCAGGAATGCAAGGTCGAACTGATATTATTTCCCGTGAAGAAACTGTAGTGCAATTTATTCTCAGAAAAGCTCGACTAATTACTGATTTATAA
- the yidD gene encoding membrane protein insertion efficiency factor YidD produces the protein MKILLIWIIKGYRLFVSPLFPPTCRFQPTCSMYAIQAIERFGLLRGGWMATLRILRCHPFHPGGYDPVPGLAEKSCCDHHD, from the coding sequence ATGAAAATATTATTGATTTGGATTATTAAAGGCTATCGGTTATTCGTCTCTCCTCTTTTTCCTCCTACTTGTCGCTTTCAACCAACTTGTTCGATGTATGCTATCCAAGCGATCGAACGTTTTGGGCTACTGCGTGGTGGTTGGATGGCAACTTTGCGGATTTTACGCTGTCATCCTTTCCATCCTGGTGGTTATGATCCTGTACCAGGACTAGCGGAAAAATCCTGTTGTGACCATCATGATTGA
- a CDS encoding CTB family bacteriocin codes for MSVHIIISNLLADLCEQQQEILTGGTDFESSGSNFANRLVMLRGSVFSGPNGSFANSSGQSLQVNTAAQDLLGLGAPSIPNFPALGSAPVLTGLPAEFTTGLGGLGRLLGLGDFGQSFSGFGR; via the coding sequence ATGTCAGTGCATATTATTATATCCAATTTGTTGGCAGATTTATGTGAACAGCAACAGGAGATTCTAACTGGCGGTACAGACTTTGAGTCATCTGGCAGTAATTTTGCTAACAGACTAGTTATGTTACGAGGGTCTGTATTTTCTGGACCAAACGGTAGTTTCGCAAATTCATCAGGTCAAAGTTTACAAGTCAATACCGCTGCACAAGATTTATTGGGATTGGGTGCGCCATCTATACCTAACTTTCCGGCTTTGGGTTCTGCACCAGTTCTCACTGGCTTACCCGCAGAATTTACAACAGGGTTAGGTGGTTTAGGTCGCTTATTAGGTTTAGGTGACTTCGGACAAAGTTTTAGCGGTTTTGGCAGATGA
- a CDS encoding CTB family bacteriocin, with protein sequence MSDQINASDLFVALSDDQQKFLTGGADFELAGSNYANRLANLQGTTASGPAGSTGNSIGTTSAVNTAAQDLLGLGAPTVPAVGALGAAPSLDGLAAGNPALGADAFINPVLTSPLGGLGLGAPGTLL encoded by the coding sequence ATGTCAGATCAAATAAACGCATCCGACTTGTTTGTTGCTTTATCTGATGACCAACAAAAATTTTTAACTGGTGGGGCTGACTTTGAACTAGCTGGTAGTAACTATGCCAACAGATTAGCAAACCTGCAAGGTACCACAGCTTCCGGCCCTGCTGGTAGTACTGGTAACTCTATTGGTACAACTTCCGCTGTCAACACCGCAGCCCAAGACTTGTTGGGATTAGGTGCGCCGACAGTCCCGGCTGTTGGTGCGTTGGGTGCAGCGCCAAGTCTCGATGGTCTAGCAGCAGGAAATCCAGCACTAGGAGCCGATGCTTTCATCAATCCTGTCCTTACCAGTCCTCTAGGAGGCTTAGGTTTAGGAGCGCCCGGAACACTTTTGTAG
- a CDS encoding CTB family bacteriocin encodes MSCQIIILKLFVELSEGEQELMSGGAEPQINNNNFAQRTGNTNSTNKTGILGNVSQINSQLADVNSGGQTILSSDALGVSPMGGVNNFAPSQPFSSKIV; translated from the coding sequence ATGTCATGTCAAATTATCATACTCAAATTATTTGTTGAGTTATCTGAAGGGGAACAGGAATTAATGTCTGGTGGTGCTGAACCTCAGATTAATAACAACAATTTTGCTCAAAGAACTGGAAATACAAATTCAACCAATAAGACTGGTATATTAGGCAATGTTTCTCAGATTAATAGCCAACTAGCTGATGTCAATAGTGGTGGACAAACAATTTTGTCATCTGATGCTCTGGGAGTTTCTCCTATGGGTGGTGTAAATAATTTTGCACCCAGCCAACCATTTTCATCAAAAATAGTTTAG
- a CDS encoding retropepsin-like aspartic protease family protein, translated as MVLTVLSVAKANDPGLCFMTTSSGSINLGEICKVIQTTDTFFRVPMKGRQAKNPIIYVKFNGGQVFEMVFDTGASGILITQEIAKKSNIKPAGKSRFTIADGSVVEFQTITILSVSGGSVVVNNAQISIAPKAEIGLLGHGFFQNYDVRILKKQIEFHKR; from the coding sequence ATGGTTTTAACAGTGCTATCGGTAGCAAAAGCTAATGATCCGGGTCTTTGTTTTATGACGACATCATCAGGTAGTATCAATTTGGGGGAAATATGCAAGGTTATACAAACCACGGATACTTTTTTTCGCGTCCCTATGAAGGGTCGTCAGGCAAAGAATCCGATTATATATGTTAAGTTTAATGGTGGTCAAGTTTTTGAGATGGTTTTTGATACTGGTGCAAGTGGTATCCTGATTACTCAAGAAATCGCGAAAAAGTCGAATATCAAGCCTGCGGGAAAAAGTCGATTCACTATTGCTGATGGTAGTGTAGTAGAATTCCAAACTATAACAATTCTTTCTGTCTCTGGTGGGAGTGTTGTTGTCAATAATGCCCAAATTTCTATTGCGCCTAAAGCTGAGATTGGTTTACTTGGTCATGGTTTTTTTCAGAATTATGATGTAAGAATTCTCAAAAAACAGATTGAATTTCATAAGCGTTAA
- a CDS encoding peptidase domain-containing ABC transporter, with product MFNPFKSQKQYQSVLQASEEDCGAACLASICKYYGRFLTINKSREAVGTGQLGTSLLGLKRGSDNLGFNARAVKASPELVDRITEIQLPAIIHWRGYHWVVLYGQRGKKYVIADPAVGIRYIKREELVAAWNGVMLLLEPDPERSSQQPQEKPHGGLLRFFMRILPYRGLLTQVLMINIILGILALGTPVLIQLLTDDVLVRGDIQLLTVVVSAVVVMTIFSSSLQVIQATMIAHFGQRLQLGLVLDFGRKILQLPLNYYESRRSGEITSRLSDINEINQLLSQVVVLLPSQIFIAVISFCLMMFYSWQLTIAVIVCGVLMTLSSLPFLPILQQKNRSILVLGAENQGVLVETFKGAQVIKTTNAAPQFLDEFQTRFGRLANLTFSTIQIGIINGTIAKLLSTLGGVILLGIGSMLVISNKLTIGQMLAFNALQVNVLALIGSLVGLVDEYFRSQTAISRLLEVIDATPEVVGGSEKPIAQIAVDADIHFSHLTFHHPGRVDLLEDFSLKLPGGKVIALIGKSGCGKSTLAKLIAGLYQPTSGNIRIGVFNIHDLSLDCLRQQVVYVPQEPHFWSRSILENFRLGTPSIPFDQVVKACEIADADGFISQLPNKYQTVLGEFGANLSGGQRQRLAIARGILTNPPILILDEATAGLDPVSETHVLDRLFASRKGQTTILITHRPSVVNRADWIVLMDKGQVELQGSLETFLSQKGEYMKFLTI from the coding sequence ATGTTTAATCCATTCAAATCTCAAAAACAATACCAATCTGTTTTACAGGCAAGTGAAGAAGACTGTGGTGCAGCTTGTCTAGCTTCCATTTGCAAATATTACGGACGCTTCTTAACCATAAATAAAAGCCGAGAAGCCGTAGGAACAGGACAACTAGGTACAAGTTTATTAGGTTTAAAACGTGGATCTGATAATTTAGGATTCAATGCTAGAGCTGTTAAAGCCTCACCAGAACTTGTAGATAGAATCACAGAAATTCAACTACCAGCAATTATTCATTGGCGCGGTTATCACTGGGTTGTTTTATATGGACAACGGGGTAAAAAGTATGTCATTGCTGATCCGGCTGTAGGTATTCGCTATATCAAACGCGAAGAATTAGTAGCAGCTTGGAACGGAGTCATGCTCTTACTGGAGCCAGATCCAGAGCGTTCTTCTCAACAACCCCAAGAAAAACCTCACGGTGGGTTGTTACGCTTCTTCATGCGAATATTGCCCTATCGGGGATTACTCACTCAGGTATTGATGATCAATATTATCCTGGGTATCCTAGCTCTAGGAACTCCTGTTTTAATTCAATTACTAACCGATGATGTCCTGGTGCGGGGAGATATTCAGCTACTTACAGTAGTAGTATCTGCTGTTGTCGTTATGACCATATTTAGTAGTAGTTTACAAGTCATTCAAGCTACTATGATTGCTCATTTTGGGCAACGATTGCAATTAGGCTTAGTCTTAGATTTTGGACGCAAAATACTGCAATTACCCTTAAATTACTATGAGTCTCGCCGCAGTGGTGAAATTACAAGTAGGTTAAGTGATATTAATGAAATTAATCAATTACTTTCTCAGGTAGTAGTTCTTTTGCCTAGCCAAATTTTTATTGCCGTTATTTCATTTTGCTTAATGATGTTTTATAGCTGGCAATTAACAATAGCTGTAATTGTTTGTGGTGTTTTAATGACTTTATCAAGTCTGCCATTTTTGCCAATTCTTCAACAGAAAAACCGCAGTATATTAGTTTTAGGAGCAGAAAATCAAGGGGTATTAGTAGAAACTTTTAAAGGCGCACAAGTAATCAAAACAACTAATGCTGCTCCTCAATTTTTGGATGAATTTCAAACCCGTTTTGGTCGTCTAGCTAATCTTACTTTCAGCACAATTCAAATTGGTATTATCAACGGTACTATTGCAAAACTTCTTTCTACTCTTGGTGGTGTAATTCTACTGGGTATAGGCAGTATGTTAGTAATTAGCAACAAATTAACTATTGGTCAGATGCTGGCTTTTAATGCCTTACAGGTGAATGTTTTAGCTTTAATTGGTTCTTTGGTAGGATTAGTAGATGAATATTTCCGTTCTCAAACTGCAATTTCTCGTTTGCTAGAAGTTATTGATGCCACACCGGAAGTAGTTGGAGGTAGTGAAAAGCCTATTGCACAAATCGCTGTTGATGCTGATATTCATTTCTCTCATCTTACATTTCACCACCCCGGAAGAGTTGATTTATTAGAAGATTTTTCTCTTAAACTTCCGGGTGGAAAGGTGATTGCTTTAATTGGTAAATCAGGTTGTGGTAAAAGTACCTTAGCAAAATTGATAGCAGGTTTATATCAGCCAACTTCAGGTAATATTCGCATTGGGGTTTTTAATATCCATGACCTTTCTCTTGATTGTTTGCGACAACAAGTAGTTTATGTACCCCAAGAACCTCATTTTTGGAGTCGATCAATTTTAGAAAACTTTCGTTTAGGAACACCTTCTATTCCTTTTGATCAAGTTGTTAAAGCCTGTGAAATTGCTGATGCCGATGGTTTTATTAGTCAATTACCTAACAAGTATCAAACGGTGTTAGGAGAATTTGGTGCAAATCTTTCTGGTGGACAGAGACAACGATTAGCGATCGCACGCGGAATACTTACCAATCCACCCATTTTAATCTTAGACGAAGCAACCGCAGGACTAGATCCAGTAAGCGAAACTCATGTCTTAGATCGATTGTTCGCATCTCGTAAAGGTCAAACCACAATTTTGATTACCCATCGTCCCAGTGTGGTTAATCGAGCAGATTGGATAGTGTTAATGGATAAAGGTCAAGTAGAACTCCAAGGTAGCCTAGAAACTTTTCTTTCTCAGAAGGGAGAGTATATGAAGTTTTTAACTATATAA